In Chloroflexota bacterium, a single window of DNA contains:
- a CDS encoding DoxX family protein, whose product MENLTVWFNRIDTRVTEWMARYGVLLLRVSLGIVFFWFGVLKFFPGLSPAQDLATRTISILTFGMIPPNIAILILATWECVIGLGLIFGVWMRATLFLLFLQMLGTLTPVAFFPREVFTAIPYAPTLEGQYIIKNFVLISAGLVIGATVRGGRVVADPRDARLAIQTR is encoded by the coding sequence ATGGAAAATCTAACCGTCTGGTTCAATCGCATTGACACGCGCGTGACCGAGTGGATGGCGCGCTATGGCGTGCTGCTCCTGCGCGTCAGTCTGGGCATCGTGTTCTTTTGGTTCGGCGTGCTCAAGTTTTTTCCAGGGTTGAGTCCCGCGCAAGATTTGGCAACGCGGACGATCAGCATTCTGACGTTCGGCATGATTCCGCCGAACATCGCCATTCTGATCCTGGCAACCTGGGAATGCGTGATCGGGCTGGGATTGATCTTTGGCGTCTGGATGCGCGCGACGTTGTTCTTGTTGTTCCTGCAAATGCTCGGCACGCTTACCCCCGTCGCGTTCTTTCCGCGCGAAGTGTTCACCGCGATCCCGTACGCGCCGACGCTCGAAGGGCAATACATCATCAAGAATTTCGTGCTTATCAGCGCGGGCTTGGTGATCGGCGCGACGGTGCGCGGCGGCAGAGTGGTCGCCGATCCGCGTGATGCGCGGTTGGCAATCCAAACGCGATAA
- a CDS encoding metal-sensitive transcriptional regulator yields MAEIKKDDLRNRALSIQGHMGAVARMIDEDAYCIDIIKQTQAIQKALEKLNALLLERHLGSCVTTAIRGNNSKERERVINELLDVFETTAKL; encoded by the coding sequence ATGGCTGAAATCAAGAAAGACGATCTGCGGAACCGCGCGCTCTCGATTCAAGGGCACATGGGCGCGGTGGCGCGCATGATTGACGAGGACGCGTACTGCATTGACATTATCAAGCAGACGCAGGCGATCCAAAAGGCGCTCGAAAAACTGAACGCGCTCCTGCTCGAACGTCACCTGGGCAGTTGCGTCACGACCGCGATTCGCGGCAACAATTCCAAAGAGCGCGAACGCGTGATCAACGAATTGCTCGATGTATTTGAGACCACAGCAAAGCTGTGA
- a CDS encoding DUF1330 domain-containing protein: protein MPAYVIVEVEVHDPVGYDEYKKLAPASIVQYGGKYIARGGKVATLEGDWSPTRLVILEFESVARAQQWIDSPEYAPARKLRHRYASSKMIVVEGLST from the coding sequence ATGCCCGCGTATGTCATCGTTGAGGTTGAGGTGCACGACCCGGTGGGGTACGACGAGTACAAAAAACTTGCGCCCGCGTCCATCGTGCAGTACGGCGGCAAGTACATTGCGCGCGGCGGCAAGGTTGCTACGCTCGAAGGGGATTGGTCGCCGACGCGCCTCGTCATTCTCGAATTCGAGAGTGTCGCGCGCGCCCAGCAATGGATTGATTCGCCCGAGTATGCGCCGGCGCGCAAACTGCGCCATCGGTACGCGTCGAGCAAGATGATCGTCGTCGAGGGATTGTCCACGTGA
- a CDS encoding copper-translocating P-type ATPase — translation MSTQQVTLPIAGMTCASCVMHVEHGLKEVPGVEKAAVNLANERATVEFDPAQANIDQMVAAVRDVGYDVVVDKITLPIGGMTCASCVMHVEGGLKSVPGVLNVSVNLATERATVEMIPGAATLADLKHAVEDVGYEVLDTGDAQAGTTELVDRERVLREEERQREWNDLKVGILFTLPLFALAMTHDVLDAAMGMDAMPAFFKWTGFTWLLFALATPVQFYVGRSYHRGAWKSARALAPNMDLLISLGTNAAYWFSVIVMFAPVFGFKIESHVYFESAAVIITLIKVGKYLEARAKGQTSEAIKNLMKLQAKTARVERDGAEIEIPIDQVRVGDVVTVRPGEKIPVDGVILVGNSSVDESMITGESLPVEKTVGDGVIGATINKVGAFKFQARKVGKETALAQIIKLVEDAQGSKAPIQRLADQISAVFVPAVVVLALATFAVWMIFGPQPAFNMAFVNFVAVLIIACPCALGLATPTAIMVGTGKGAENGVLIRSGGALETAHKVSAIILDKTGTLTQGAPAVTETITNYQVPISKEEFLRLIASAEKNSEHPLGQAIVKHAQEAGLKLMEPTEFGAVAGHGIRARVDGRELLIGNAKLMSDSNISLDGLTAQAASLADAGKTAMFAAVDGRAAGLIAVADTLKPNSRAAVAELKKLGLKVYILTGDNPRTAAAIAHQVGIDNFFAEVLPHQKADKVKELQAQGETVAMVGDGINDAPALAQANIGIAIGTGTDVAMQAAEITLISGDLRGVVTAIALSKQTIRTIKGNLFWAFFYNVLGIPVAAGVLYPFFGLLLNPIIAAAAMAFSSVFVVTNSLRLRGFRAPVV, via the coding sequence ATGTCTACCCAACAAGTTACTCTTCCCATCGCCGGGATGACGTGCGCCTCGTGTGTGATGCACGTCGAGCACGGACTGAAAGAGGTGCCCGGCGTCGAAAAGGCGGCGGTCAATCTCGCGAACGAACGCGCAACGGTCGAGTTCGATCCGGCGCAAGCGAATATAGATCAAATGGTCGCGGCGGTGCGCGATGTCGGCTACGATGTCGTCGTGGACAAGATCACGCTGCCGATTGGCGGCATGACGTGCGCGTCGTGTGTGATGCACGTCGAAGGCGGACTCAAATCCGTACCCGGCGTGCTCAACGTCAGCGTCAACCTCGCGACGGAACGCGCGACGGTCGAGATGATTCCCGGCGCGGCGACGCTCGCCGATTTGAAACACGCGGTCGAGGATGTCGGCTACGAAGTGCTCGACACCGGCGACGCGCAAGCCGGCACGACCGAACTCGTGGACCGCGAACGCGTCTTGCGCGAAGAAGAACGGCAACGCGAGTGGAACGATTTGAAGGTCGGCATTCTTTTCACGTTACCGCTTTTCGCGCTGGCGATGACGCACGACGTACTCGACGCGGCGATGGGGATGGATGCCATGCCGGCGTTCTTCAAATGGACAGGATTCACCTGGCTCTTGTTCGCGCTCGCGACACCGGTGCAATTCTACGTCGGTCGCTCGTACCATCGCGGCGCGTGGAAATCCGCGCGCGCGCTCGCGCCGAATATGGATTTGCTCATCTCGCTTGGCACGAACGCGGCGTACTGGTTCAGCGTGATCGTGATGTTCGCGCCGGTGTTCGGTTTCAAAATCGAATCGCACGTGTACTTTGAAAGCGCGGCGGTCATCATCACGCTCATCAAAGTCGGCAAGTATCTCGAAGCGCGCGCCAAAGGACAGACGTCCGAAGCGATCAAAAATTTGATGAAACTGCAAGCCAAGACCGCGCGCGTTGAACGCGACGGCGCGGAAATCGAAATCCCGATTGACCAAGTGCGTGTCGGCGATGTTGTCACCGTGCGCCCCGGCGAAAAAATTCCGGTGGACGGCGTGATTCTTGTCGGCAATTCGTCGGTGGACGAGTCCATGATCACCGGCGAAAGTTTGCCGGTCGAAAAAACGGTTGGCGACGGCGTGATCGGCGCGACGATCAACAAGGTGGGCGCGTTCAAATTTCAAGCGCGCAAGGTCGGCAAAGAGACCGCACTCGCGCAGATCATCAAGTTGGTCGAGGACGCGCAAGGTTCGAAAGCGCCGATTCAACGGCTCGCCGATCAAATCTCGGCGGTGTTTGTGCCGGCGGTCGTCGTGCTCGCGCTCGCGACGTTCGCCGTGTGGATGATTTTCGGACCGCAACCCGCGTTCAACATGGCGTTCGTCAACTTTGTCGCGGTGCTGATTATCGCGTGCCCGTGCGCGCTCGGTCTCGCCACGCCGACCGCGATCATGGTCGGCACCGGCAAGGGCGCGGAGAACGGCGTGTTGATTCGCAGCGGCGGCGCGCTCGAAACCGCGCACAAGGTCAGCGCGATTATTCTCGACAAGACTGGGACGTTGACCCAGGGTGCGCCGGCGGTAACGGAAACAATTACCAATTACCAAGTACCAATTTCTAAAGAAGAATTCCTTCGCTTGATAGCGAGCGCCGAGAAGAACAGCGAGCATCCGCTGGGTCAAGCCATCGTCAAACACGCGCAGGAAGCCGGGTTGAAGTTGATGGAGCCAACCGAGTTTGGCGCGGTCGCGGGACATGGCATTCGCGCGCGCGTGGACGGGCGCGAGTTGTTGATCGGCAACGCGAAACTGATGAGCGATTCGAACATCTCGCTCGACGGGTTGACCGCGCAAGCCGCGTCGCTCGCGGACGCCGGCAAGACCGCGATGTTCGCGGCGGTAGATGGTCGCGCGGCTGGGTTGATCGCAGTCGCGGATACGCTCAAGCCGAATTCGCGCGCGGCGGTCGCCGAATTGAAAAAACTGGGTCTCAAAGTGTACATCCTGACCGGCGATAATCCGCGCACGGCTGCCGCCATCGCGCATCAGGTTGGCATTGATAATTTCTTCGCCGAAGTTCTGCCGCATCAAAAAGCAGATAAGGTGAAGGAACTGCAAGCGCAAGGCGAAACGGTTGCGATGGTTGGCGACGGCATCAACGACGCGCCCGCGCTCGCACAGGCGAATATCGGCATCGCGATTGGCACAGGCACGGACGTCGCGATGCAAGCTGCCGAGATCACGCTCATCTCCGGCGATTTGCGCGGCGTCGTCACCGCCATCGCGTTATCCAAGCAAACGATTCGCACGATCAAAGGCAACTTGTTCTGGGCGTTCTTTTACAACGTGCTCGGCATTCCGGTTGCGGCGGGCGTGTTGTATCCGTTCTTCGGTTTGTTGTTGAATCCGATCATCGCCGCCGCGGCGATGGCGTTCTCGTCCGTGTTCGTCGTGACTAACTCGTTGCGACTGCGCGGCTTTCGCGCGCCAGTCGTTTGA
- a CDS encoding class I SAM-dependent methyltransferase — MGETLAAIYDPLIAPFDPLGVRAWREWVVREARGRVLEIGIGTGLNLKYYRAAEAIAAIDPDGASLQRARARRNGHARVIRLHQAFAEALPFADASFDAVVGTLTFCSIGDPGLALAEIRRVLKPGGMFRLIEHVRVENRVIARLQDAATPLWKNIAGNCHLNRDTRAAVARAGFQICAVRKHIGGLFIGIDAVN, encoded by the coding sequence ATGGGTGAAACGCTCGCGGCGATTTACGATCCGCTCATCGCGCCGTTCGATCCGCTCGGCGTGCGCGCGTGGCGCGAGTGGGTCGTGCGCGAGGCGCGCGGGCGCGTGCTCGAAATCGGTATTGGCACCGGCTTGAATTTGAAATACTATCGTGCGGCGGAGGCGATTGCCGCGATTGACCCGGACGGGGCTTCCCTTCAACGCGCGCGCGCGCGACGCAATGGTCACGCGCGCGTGATCCGTCTGCACCAAGCGTTTGCGGAAGCATTGCCCTTCGCCGACGCGTCGTTCGATGCGGTCGTCGGCACGTTGACGTTTTGCTCGATTGGCGACCCAGGTCTGGCGCTCGCCGAAATACGACGCGTGCTCAAGCCCGGCGGGATGTTTCGTCTCATCGAGCACGTGCGTGTCGAGAATCGCGTGATCGCGCGTTTGCAGGACGCGGCGACGCCGTTGTGGAAAAACATCGCGGGCAATTGCCACTTGAATCGCGATACGCGCGCCGCGGTCGCGCGCGCGGGCTTTCAGATTTGCGCGGTGCGGAAACACATCGGCGGATTGTTCATCGGAATTGATGCTGTGAACTAG
- a CDS encoding YHS domain-containing protein → MQHKDPVCGMTVEESTAKFKWDYNGTTYFFCGKGCQVAFQKDPEKFLKNGPMMHMPDHSH, encoded by the coding sequence ATGCAACACAAAGATCCCGTCTGTGGAATGACAGTCGAGGAGAGTACGGCAAAATTCAAGTGGGACTATAACGGGACCACGTACTTTTTTTGCGGGAAAGGATGCCAGGTCGCGTTCCAAAAAGACCCCGAAAAGTTTTTGAAGAACGGACCGATGATGCACATGCCCGATCATTCACACTAA
- a CDS encoding SAM-dependent DNA methyltransferase, protein MIAMTWDYQLNALESNLLHLGYSGSGGKVIRDYKFATTARRLGRADLIAFADSRRHDISTACIAVKQLFDGDKFSVLRQLSYVGAPIAILALSDSVELWPVVHADSTSNQLAPRIIATLQYDEVGKYFDAYKAELSPRSLLDAKRSGRQFSFFSIDPSLEAFARDATQKTLVQQYEEAIGSIPQTLRKKYPTALTRLAIQILAARILQDKLEAYDDLRTFDLNSLLTALRNRFPSYFQNMDKEINLIGKDTAKSLYDRLHSEFTFRSLTNDMLAYFYENTFVTESTREELGIHYTPRFVAERIFQRLPIEDLPPEKRTVLDGTCGSGNLLLAAYNRLSGLLPIASSTEERHSYLLKHIWGVDKDPFAREIARLSLLLYDLPAGDSWDIRVRNVFELNPQKEYGDMPHVIVGNPPFSEPRSTEGERVELAAQVLNRYVDWLAPGGFLGVVVPLTFLNKRATCQSRSKLLASCDLLEVWHMPEGTIPSSSVGTAIILARKLPSRETKSVSVAGLVRVDVVDRNDRTGFAQNQEPTISYVVPQIKWLSAYQQKMESSAFDRVWTKIGMTFPAVHPNFCELNNGVQPGKKARATHFSSTPKGRGWKPVLYKNTNGDILEPFAINSERQRIRYIKYPSEDIQWPREATHFEKSTKLVLNATRNATAPWRFYAAIDRSKLVVTENFHYALPREGVTAQELVAVFNSTLANAWYASHNYQRDVNLSDLKRLPYPVFTSKQKDEIRNLVQQIEKVKSSPTPINNELRKLVTRLDEVVFDAYGISREERKQIQAWMGRFPRPGREWKKIPVASTKAETYSGRRWKLSGEVKSIDAESIQITIWVQGRGESEIPIPSAMPGWALRPGTAFIASVPWEQKNETDLAKIKWFDFSPLEFGYLSEEELVSLLSKNVEE, encoded by the coding sequence ATGATTGCAATGACTTGGGATTATCAGTTGAATGCCTTGGAGAGTAATCTTCTTCACTTGGGTTATTCTGGCTCAGGGGGTAAGGTCATTCGGGATTACAAATTTGCAACCACGGCAAGGAGACTGGGGCGTGCCGATCTGATCGCATTTGCGGATTCCCGACGACACGATATTTCCACTGCATGCATCGCCGTAAAGCAATTGTTCGATGGCGACAAATTTTCTGTTCTGCGACAATTGAGCTATGTAGGTGCTCCAATTGCGATCCTTGCTTTGTCAGATAGCGTTGAGTTGTGGCCTGTCGTCCACGCTGATAGCACAAGTAACCAACTTGCACCAAGAATAATTGCTACTTTGCAATATGATGAGGTAGGCAAATACTTTGATGCCTATAAGGCAGAACTGTCTCCTCGGTCATTGCTTGATGCAAAACGTAGTGGACGGCAATTTTCCTTTTTCTCTATTGATCCCTCACTGGAAGCATTTGCCCGTGATGCAACCCAGAAAACACTCGTACAACAATATGAAGAAGCAATTGGGTCCATTCCGCAGACATTGCGCAAAAAGTATCCGACCGCATTGACCCGTTTGGCAATTCAGATCTTAGCCGCGCGTATTCTCCAAGACAAGCTGGAGGCATACGACGATCTTCGCACATTTGACCTCAATTCTTTACTAACCGCCTTGCGGAATCGCTTTCCAAGTTATTTTCAAAACATGGATAAGGAAATAAACCTCATAGGAAAGGATACTGCGAAGAGTCTATATGATAGGTTGCATAGTGAGTTCACATTTCGTAGTTTGACTAATGATATGTTGGCGTACTTTTACGAAAACACTTTTGTTACCGAGTCAACGCGCGAAGAGCTAGGTATCCATTACACACCTCGTTTTGTCGCCGAACGTATATTTCAACGATTGCCAATCGAAGATTTGCCGCCAGAGAAACGCACAGTCCTAGATGGTACATGCGGGTCTGGAAATCTACTTTTGGCTGCCTATAATCGTCTTTCGGGCTTGTTGCCTATCGCAAGTTCGACAGAAGAACGGCACTCATACTTGCTTAAGCATATTTGGGGAGTTGACAAAGATCCCTTCGCTAGGGAGATCGCTCGTTTGTCTTTGCTATTGTACGATCTGCCAGCCGGTGATAGTTGGGATATCCGAGTCCGTAATGTGTTCGAACTTAATCCACAAAAAGAATATGGAGATATGCCACACGTTATAGTTGGTAATCCCCCATTCAGTGAACCACGTTCAACAGAAGGAGAACGCGTTGAACTGGCTGCTCAAGTGCTGAACCGTTATGTAGATTGGTTAGCTCCTGGCGGTTTTCTTGGAGTTGTTGTCCCGCTAACTTTTCTTAATAAGAGGGCTACATGCCAGTCTCGCTCGAAATTATTAGCATCTTGTGATTTGCTCGAAGTATGGCATATGCCAGAGGGTACGATTCCTAGTTCTTCTGTTGGAACTGCGATTATCTTAGCGCGGAAATTACCCTCTCGCGAAACCAAATCTGTATCAGTTGCAGGCTTGGTTCGTGTTGACGTAGTTGATCGCAATGATAGAACAGGATTTGCACAAAACCAAGAACCAACTATCAGTTATGTCGTACCCCAGATCAAATGGCTTAGTGCATATCAGCAAAAAATGGAAAGCTCGGCATTTGATCGCGTTTGGACCAAAATAGGGATGACCTTTCCAGCAGTTCACCCTAATTTCTGTGAGCTTAACAATGGGGTCCAGCCGGGTAAAAAGGCGAGGGCGACGCACTTCAGTTCCACACCCAAAGGAAGGGGTTGGAAACCGGTCCTTTACAAAAATACAAATGGCGATATCTTGGAACCATTTGCCATAAATTCTGAAAGACAAAGGATCAGGTACATCAAATACCCAAGCGAAGATATCCAGTGGCCGCGTGAAGCAACTCATTTCGAGAAATCGACGAAACTTGTGTTGAATGCTACTCGAAATGCAACTGCTCCTTGGCGATTTTATGCTGCGATCGATAGAAGCAAGTTGGTTGTGACTGAGAATTTCCATTATGCTCTGCCTCGCGAAGGAGTCACAGCCCAAGAATTGGTCGCGGTTTTCAATAGTACTTTGGCTAACGCTTGGTATGCAAGCCACAACTACCAACGAGATGTTAACTTGAGTGATCTCAAACGACTTCCTTACCCAGTCTTCACCAGTAAACAAAAGGACGAAATCCGTAATTTGGTCCAGCAGATAGAAAAGGTCAAGTCCTCACCAACTCCGATCAACAACGAACTTAGAAAGCTCGTCACCAGGTTAGATGAAGTTGTGTTTGATGCTTATGGCATAAGTCGAGAGGAGCGCAAACAAATTCAAGCTTGGATGGGACGTTTCCCTCGACCTGGAAGGGAATGGAAAAAAATCCCTGTCGCATCTACTAAAGCTGAGACATATTCAGGTAGACGCTGGAAACTTTCTGGCGAGGTTAAGAGTATAGATGCGGAAAGTATTCAAATAACTATCTGGGTGCAGGGGCGTGGTGAATCAGAAATTCCTATTCCTTCTGCAATGCCAGGATGGGCTTTGCGTCCAGGTACCGCATTTATTGCGTCGGTTCCGTGGGAGCAAAAGAATGAAACTGATTTGGCGAAAATCAAGTGGTTCGACTTTTCGCCTCTTGAATTTGGCTATCTATCTGAAGAAGAATTGGTTTCGCTCTTGTCAAAAAATGTAGAGGAATAA
- a CDS encoding NAD(P)H-dependent oxidoreductase subunit E → MIRVEVCQYCGATRAIIATVREFEQSYRDQVRLEIAQCLNECHNMPVVKVNNELVADATPPAVRDSIARALTQERAHG, encoded by the coding sequence GTGATTCGCGTCGAGGTGTGCCAATACTGCGGCGCGACGCGCGCAATCATCGCGACCGTGCGCGAATTCGAGCAGAGTTATCGCGACCAGGTGCGGCTCGAGATCGCTCAGTGTCTCAACGAATGTCACAACATGCCGGTCGTCAAGGTGAACAACGAACTCGTCGCCGATGCAACACCGCCGGCGGTGCGCGACTCGATCGCGCGCGCGCTCACCCAGGAGCGCGCGCATGGGTGA